In Maridesulfovibrio sp., a single genomic region encodes these proteins:
- a CDS encoding transporter substrate-binding domain-containing protein, translating to MKVKVLIAMHVLLCVLFFSVCSWAAMPAHELRLTPAELSYIKEHPVVTLGTDETFDPFVHKNEDGSYSGIDVDVTKLITEMTGLKFSFDQGKWAEIIKKAEERKIDGLTSSVPHPSRAKFFNFTPPYAKYSTVVLVRKDNPERLHSLDDLDGKRAAVMRGNINMLNGVKKTGANVEIVWEPNAYELIKSVATGRSDFLIAGEPAFYLIAKLGLSGFLESAFPTGGTTEFCFSLRNDQPELVSIFNKALKSIPQEKLVAIWNKWLRGSAWNPVGDDGRIKLTVPEQEFLSVNHSLGVSVWSDRPPFAFFPSGGKFRGMVADFMHLAGEDLGSSVKLLPVRSSDPLEDLKQKKCDLVMMCELSDRPEPGIAYTMPYISFPYVIAAKMDKQFQDEFHPEDNQIFAVVKGTSAISRLRAEYPGLNLRETESVHSGLRKVRDGEIYALISTFPAVTYEIQKNFLTELKVIAQTPLKAQYAVATRESSADLNRIFQKIVGNIGNSEKRQIINKWMAIKYEKGVDYSLVWKILFVSVLVVGLILYRNRVLQCAKRKAEAELEAERETVRANLNFIDMISNEYRSPLSVISSNLDLIEEKTGREGEKDVSKELERMRNSTQRLLNIFDKSLAKVRIESAEQLPENHSVDLVEIVRTVMKDVQSTHPDHIIELEFPEDSPLTVSGDSELLSLAVVNLLDNGCKYSEPDVPVVVSLFTSGQTVTLRVRDQGVGMHSDDQLRVFEKYYRSSNVGKKRGAGIGLYIVKKIIDLHAGRIRVSSIPGAGTTFTAEFPAAQSRQ from the coding sequence ACGAGGATGGATCGTACAGCGGAATTGATGTTGACGTAACGAAGCTGATAACGGAAATGACCGGGCTCAAATTCAGTTTTGATCAGGGTAAGTGGGCTGAAATTATTAAAAAAGCTGAAGAAAGGAAGATTGACGGCCTGACCTCGTCCGTGCCGCATCCCAGCCGCGCGAAATTTTTTAATTTTACTCCCCCGTACGCCAAGTACTCCACAGTGGTTCTTGTAAGGAAGGATAATCCGGAACGCCTGCACAGTCTGGATGATCTTGACGGAAAACGGGCTGCAGTGATGCGTGGAAATATCAACATGCTTAACGGCGTGAAAAAGACCGGGGCAAATGTTGAGATTGTCTGGGAGCCGAACGCGTACGAGCTTATCAAGAGCGTAGCAACAGGGCGAAGTGATTTTCTTATTGCCGGTGAACCGGCATTTTATCTGATAGCCAAACTGGGGCTTTCCGGGTTTCTTGAAAGTGCTTTTCCCACAGGCGGTACAACGGAGTTCTGCTTCAGCCTGCGTAACGACCAACCGGAACTTGTGTCTATCTTCAACAAGGCGTTGAAGAGTATCCCTCAGGAGAAACTTGTCGCCATCTGGAACAAGTGGCTGCGCGGTTCCGCCTGGAATCCTGTCGGTGATGACGGGCGGATAAAACTGACGGTACCGGAACAGGAATTTCTTAGCGTAAACCACTCTCTTGGGGTCAGTGTCTGGTCTGACCGTCCTCCGTTCGCGTTTTTTCCTTCCGGGGGAAAGTTTCGCGGAATGGTTGCAGATTTCATGCATCTGGCAGGAGAAGACCTTGGATCCTCCGTCAAGCTTCTCCCGGTCCGCTCCTCTGATCCGCTGGAAGACCTGAAACAGAAAAAATGTGATCTTGTAATGATGTGCGAACTCTCGGATCGCCCGGAACCCGGCATTGCGTACACCATGCCCTATATTTCCTTTCCTTATGTTATTGCGGCAAAAATGGATAAACAGTTTCAGGATGAATTTCATCCCGAAGACAATCAGATATTTGCCGTGGTCAAGGGAACGTCCGCTATATCAAGGCTGCGTGCTGAATATCCCGGACTAAACCTGCGGGAAACAGAATCCGTGCACAGTGGATTACGGAAGGTGCGGGACGGGGAAATCTATGCCCTGATTTCTACTTTTCCGGCGGTCACATATGAAATTCAGAAAAATTTTCTTACTGAACTCAAGGTAATAGCCCAGACCCCGCTTAAGGCGCAGTACGCGGTTGCCACCAGGGAAAGTTCCGCAGACTTGAACCGCATTTTTCAAAAAATAGTGGGAAATATCGGCAACAGTGAAAAGCGCCAGATCATCAACAAGTGGATGGCCATTAAATATGAAAAGGGTGTGGATTATTCCCTGGTCTGGAAAATTCTTTTCGTATCCGTCCTTGTGGTGGGACTTATCCTGTACAGGAACCGTGTCCTGCAGTGCGCAAAGCGCAAGGCCGAAGCGGAGCTGGAAGCTGAACGCGAAACTGTCCGGGCCAACCTGAATTTTATAGACATGATTTCCAATGAGTACAGGTCGCCCCTTTCCGTTATTTCTTCCAATCTGGATCTTATAGAGGAAAAGACCGGGAGAGAGGGCGAAAAGGATGTAAGCAAGGAACTTGAAAGAATGCGCAACTCCACGCAGAGACTGCTCAACATTTTTGATAAGTCACTTGCCAAGGTTCGTATTGAGAGTGCTGAGCAGCTTCCGGAAAATCACTCTGTCGATCTGGTCGAGATCGTCCGGACAGTTATGAAGGACGTGCAGAGCACCCATCCGGATCACATTATTGAACTGGAATTCCCGGAAGATAGTCCCCTGACCGTGTCCGGTGATTCCGAACTTCTAAGTCTTGCGGTTGTCAACCTGCTCGACAACGGGTGCAAGTATTCCGAACCGGATGTCCCGGTTGTGGTGTCGCTTTTTACTTCCGGACAGACCGTAACCTTACGGGTCCGTGATCAGGGAGTGGGGATGCACAGCGATGATCAGTTGAGGGTTTTCGAAAAGTACTACCGCTCATCCAATGTCGGGAAAAAACGCGGCGCAGGTATCGGGCTCTATATCGTAAAGAAGATAATCGACCTGCATGCCGGCAGGATTCGGGTTTCGTCCATTCCCGGTGCCGGGACAACCTTTACCGCGGAATTTCCCGCCGCCCAGTCCAGACAGTAG
- a CDS encoding glycyl-radical enzyme activating protein, whose amino-acid sequence MRWKERQHRFSLEDRHKGPLTGLVFDIQRFAVHDGGGIRTLVFLKGCPLKCKWCQNPESMNPGPEIMRIPHHCIGCVKCATLCPEQAIEINENFEVLIDRDKCTYCGECVEKCYAGSMTIVGRYLTVDEVMEEVERDRPFYNTSSGGVTFSGGEPTLQAEFLINALQKAQSMGLHTAIESCCLCPAETFAEVMKYTDLVLTDIKHMDSDRHRELTGAPNEQILANIRMAAEMGKTMRIRIPLIPGCNDSEENIEATAKFVKSLGSSVEGLDILPYHRLGEPKWEQLDRQYTLSGVTPPKREHVLALKDLVMPHCPNVSVGG is encoded by the coding sequence ATGAGATGGAAGGAACGGCAGCACAGATTCAGTCTTGAGGACAGGCACAAAGGACCGCTCACGGGCCTGGTATTCGATATTCAACGTTTCGCGGTCCACGACGGCGGCGGCATCCGCACGTTGGTTTTTCTCAAAGGCTGCCCGCTGAAGTGCAAGTGGTGCCAGAACCCGGAATCAATGAATCCCGGCCCGGAAATAATGCGCATTCCCCACCACTGCATCGGGTGTGTAAAATGCGCCACGCTCTGCCCGGAGCAGGCTATCGAGATCAATGAAAACTTCGAAGTGCTGATTGATCGCGACAAGTGTACATACTGCGGGGAATGCGTGGAAAAATGTTATGCCGGATCAATGACCATCGTGGGACGATACCTGACGGTGGACGAAGTAATGGAAGAAGTTGAACGGGACCGCCCGTTCTACAACACCTCCAGCGGAGGAGTAACCTTTTCCGGCGGAGAACCCACCCTGCAGGCGGAATTCCTGATAAACGCCCTGCAAAAAGCACAGAGCATGGGGCTGCACACAGCCATAGAATCCTGCTGTCTCTGCCCTGCCGAGACTTTTGCAGAGGTCATGAAGTACACCGACCTTGTTCTCACCGACATAAAGCACATGGATTCGGACCGGCACCGGGAATTGACCGGTGCTCCCAATGAACAGATTCTGGCCAACATCAGGATGGCGGCAGAAATGGGCAAAACCATGCGCATCAGAATTCCGCTGATACCCGGCTGCAACGACTCGGAAGAGAATATCGAAGCAACGGCAAAATTTGTAAAATCGCTGGGCAGCAGCGTGGAAGGGCTGGATATCCTGCCCTATCACAGGCTCGGCGAACCAAAATGGGAACAGCTCGACAGACAGTACACCCTCAGCGGAGTTACTCCGCCAAAACGCGAGCATGTTCTTGCACTGAAAGATCTGGTCATGCCTCACTGTCCGAATGTTTCAGTGGGAGGTTGA
- a CDS encoding L-serine ammonia-lyase encodes MDRRYFLKTAALTAAGLSLFKSAPAQARGIPASSFPDLPPNVCYSGPPAGRICTSVTDLFKIGPGPSSSHTLAPLRIAGNFRAFLEKQDNATLSAGTSIKAHLYGSLSSTGKGHRTDRAILSGLMGQKAKTCDPSVMDALADESKTHVISFSDKKIGISHAGTIVWDSIDHDYPFNNTLVMQFVDKNGRVLVEREYYSTGGGFYSWKGQPEEKRGDPVHIYGSMTKFNELVKKTGKQLHEIMLENEMAIMGCDEKDVNAHLDLILDTMLNGVALGLEEDGLLPAPFEFHRKAKHLYAQAQKMDDGEALMQKVSSYALAVSEGNAAGRLAVTAPTLGSAGTMPSLVKIMKDHLKLSREDMRKGLLAGALVGFLCKNNASVAGAEVGCQGEIGVASAMAAAMTAYASGATIKTTEVAATIALEHHLGMSCDPVGGFVLIPCIERNAFGALKAYNACLMAKNEIISQHWEDLDRVIMAMLQTGRALPQPFKEMGTAGLGMTMVDC; translated from the coding sequence ATGGATAGACGCTATTTTCTCAAGACCGCCGCATTGACTGCAGCCGGACTGAGTCTCTTTAAATCCGCACCGGCGCAGGCCCGCGGCATTCCCGCCTCCTCTTTTCCGGACCTGCCCCCGAACGTATGCTACTCCGGACCGCCGGCGGGCCGCATATGCACCTCCGTAACGGACCTGTTCAAAATAGGCCCCGGACCATCCAGCTCCCATACGCTGGCCCCCTTGCGCATTGCCGGCAACTTCCGCGCGTTTCTGGAGAAACAGGACAACGCCACATTGTCGGCGGGCACAAGCATCAAAGCGCATTTATACGGCAGTCTTTCATCCACCGGTAAAGGGCATCGTACAGACAGGGCCATACTGAGCGGATTGATGGGCCAGAAAGCCAAAACGTGCGATCCTTCGGTAATGGACGCTCTTGCTGATGAAAGCAAAACCCATGTAATTTCCTTCTCGGACAAAAAAATCGGCATCAGCCATGCCGGGACCATAGTCTGGGACAGCATCGACCACGACTACCCGTTCAATAACACTCTGGTCATGCAGTTTGTCGACAAAAACGGCAGGGTACTGGTTGAACGCGAATATTATTCCACCGGAGGCGGCTTTTATTCATGGAAAGGACAACCGGAGGAGAAACGCGGCGACCCGGTACATATCTACGGCAGCATGACCAAATTCAACGAGCTGGTAAAAAAGACAGGCAAGCAGCTGCATGAAATCATGCTTGAAAATGAAATGGCCATCATGGGCTGTGATGAAAAAGACGTTAATGCCCATCTGGACCTGATTCTTGACACCATGCTCAATGGAGTTGCCCTCGGGCTGGAAGAAGACGGTCTGCTGCCCGCGCCTTTCGAGTTCCACCGCAAGGCTAAGCACCTCTACGCACAGGCGCAAAAAATGGATGATGGCGAGGCCCTTATGCAGAAGGTCAGCAGTTACGCCCTCGCTGTTTCCGAAGGAAACGCCGCAGGCCGCCTCGCCGTAACCGCCCCGACTCTGGGGTCCGCCGGAACCATGCCCTCCTTGGTAAAAATCATGAAGGATCACCTCAAACTATCACGCGAGGACATGCGCAAGGGTCTGCTGGCCGGAGCTTTGGTTGGATTTCTCTGTAAAAACAACGCAAGTGTTGCCGGGGCCGAAGTAGGATGTCAGGGCGAGATAGGTGTTGCTTCGGCCATGGCCGCAGCCATGACCGCCTATGCCTCAGGAGCCACCATCAAGACCACCGAAGTGGCTGCCACCATCGCTTTGGAGCATCATCTGGGCATGTCCTGCGATCCCGTCGGAGGCTTTGTTCTGATCCCCTGCATAGAGCGCAATGCCTTTGGTGCACTGAAAGCTTACAACGCCTGCCTGATGGCGAAAAATGAGATCATCTCCCAGCATTGGGAAGATCTGGACCGTGTGATTATGGCCATGCTGCAGACCGGCAGGGCCCTCCCCCAGCCGTTCAAGGAAATGGGAACCGCCGGACTCGGCATGACCATGGTTGACTGCTGA
- a CDS encoding YhdT family protein — translation MNNNRDRRFRQADREALLALTVYALYFIWWYVFGFGMGNNNPDEYTYVWGFPAWFFYSCIAGYPVITIVLWIIVRTKFKDMPLEAEITDAEFPDSAGDSQGEKE, via the coding sequence ATGAACAACAACCGGGACCGGCGTTTCAGACAGGCAGACCGTGAAGCCCTGCTCGCTCTGACGGTCTACGCACTCTATTTTATCTGGTGGTATGTATTCGGCTTCGGCATGGGCAATAACAACCCGGACGAATACACCTATGTTTGGGGCTTCCCGGCATGGTTCTTCTACAGCTGCATAGCAGGTTATCCGGTCATAACCATAGTGCTGTGGATCATTGTGCGCACTAAGTTCAAAGACATGCCTCTTGAAGCGGAAATTACGGATGCTGAATTTCCGGACTCCGCCGGGGATTCGCAAGGGGAGAAAGAGTAA
- the panF gene encoding sodium/pantothenate symporter, which yields MPATIQTIVPVIIYLAFSVAVALWARKKSASESSQGFIEEYFIGNRSMGGFVLAMTVIASYTSASSFVGGPGVAYRLGLSWVLLAMIQVPTTFFTLGVLGKRFAIMARKTNSVTITDFLRARYESDAVVILCSVALVVFFMAAMLAQFIGGARLFQTVTGYPYIVGLGLFGISVVLYTAVGGFRAVVLTDAVQGIVMVIAVVVILLAVIHAGGGVEHCISTLKDIDPGLITPTGPKNAVPQPFTLSFWVLVGIGILGLPQTTQRCMGYRDSKAMHDAMVIGTLIIGFMILCAHLAGAMGRAVFPNLPSGDLAMPTMIVELLSPVWAGVFIAGPLAAIMSTVDSMLLLVSAAIIKDLYIHYRLKGDASRMEVSGLKRMSLITTAAIGLLVFLAATEPPDLLVWINLFAFGGLEATFLCPIVLGLYWEKGNAVGALASIICGVAVFITLTIMKPAMGGVHAIVPTTAAAIAAYIAGSYAGGRNISR from the coding sequence ATGCCAGCAACAATCCAGACCATCGTCCCGGTCATAATCTATCTGGCATTTTCAGTGGCAGTGGCACTCTGGGCCAGGAAGAAATCTGCTTCCGAATCTTCGCAAGGATTCATTGAAGAGTATTTCATCGGCAACCGTTCCATGGGCGGCTTTGTTCTCGCAATGACCGTAATCGCAAGTTACACCAGTGCCAGCAGCTTTGTAGGAGGTCCCGGAGTGGCCTACCGGCTGGGCCTCAGCTGGGTGCTGCTGGCCATGATTCAGGTTCCCACGACCTTTTTCACTCTGGGGGTTCTCGGCAAACGATTTGCCATAATGGCCCGCAAAACGAACTCGGTAACCATAACCGATTTCCTTAGAGCCCGTTATGAAAGTGACGCGGTAGTCATCCTGTGCTCCGTGGCGCTGGTCGTATTTTTCATGGCCGCCATGCTGGCCCAGTTCATCGGCGGGGCGAGGCTCTTCCAGACTGTCACCGGATATCCGTACATAGTCGGCCTCGGGCTGTTCGGAATCAGTGTGGTGCTCTACACTGCCGTAGGCGGATTCAGGGCTGTTGTTCTTACCGACGCAGTACAGGGAATCGTCATGGTCATTGCGGTAGTGGTCATCCTGCTGGCCGTCATCCATGCAGGCGGCGGGGTGGAGCACTGCATATCCACACTGAAAGACATCGATCCGGGATTGATCACCCCCACCGGGCCCAAGAATGCTGTTCCGCAGCCGTTCACGCTGTCCTTCTGGGTGCTTGTCGGTATCGGCATACTCGGCCTGCCGCAGACCACCCAGCGTTGTATGGGCTATCGTGATTCCAAGGCCATGCACGATGCCATGGTCATTGGTACGCTCATCATCGGCTTCATGATCCTTTGCGCTCATCTTGCCGGAGCCATGGGCAGAGCGGTTTTCCCGAACCTCCCTTCCGGCGACCTGGCAATGCCCACCATGATCGTGGAACTGCTTTCACCGGTATGGGCCGGGGTTTTCATCGCCGGTCCGCTGGCGGCCATCATGTCCACTGTGGATTCAATGCTCCTCTTGGTATCGGCTGCAATAATCAAAGACCTGTACATCCACTACCGGCTCAAGGGTGACGCCTCCAGAATGGAGGTCTCCGGGCTGAAAAGGATGAGCCTGATAACAACGGCAGCAATCGGCCTGCTGGTTTTTCTGGCCGCAACCGAACCTCCGGACCTGCTGGTCTGGATCAACCTTTTCGCATTCGGCGGACTGGAAGCAACCTTCCTCTGCCCTATTGTGCTCGGCCTGTACTGGGAAAAAGGGAATGCGGTCGGAGCGCTGGCCTCCATCATATGCGGGGTCGCCGTCTTCATCACCCTGACCATAATGAAGCCGGCCATGGGCGGGGTCCACGCCATTGTCCCGACAACGGCTGCGGCCATAGCGGCCTATATCGCCGGATCGTATGCAGGCGGACGCAACATCAGCCGATAG